A single genomic interval of Syntrophobotulus glycolicus DSM 8271 harbors:
- a CDS encoding type II toxin-antitoxin system Phd/YefM family antitoxin translates to MLVSSTEIQNNFGKYLDLASNQEIVVTRNGLPIARLVGVNDSISFLSDRLVGLVPSDVDEETVRNERLTRQ, encoded by the coding sequence ATGCTTGTAAGCTCAACAGAGATTCAAAATAACTTCGGGAAGTATCTAGATTTGGCTTCCAATCAGGAAATAGTCGTCACCCGAAACGGGCTTCCGATTGCCCGCCTTGTTGGGGTGAATGATTCTATATCGTTCCTCTCCGACCGTTTAGTCGGCCTTGTACCGTCCGATGTGGACGAAGAAACGGTACGGAATGAAAGGCTGACGCGTCAATGA
- a CDS encoding M56 family metallopeptidase, whose protein sequence is MMVFISGFFDTIFEMSAIASIVALIVMVVRLALKKAPKVFSLMLWLVVFFRLLCPFTIQSSYGLSKLLPNSIKQNVDARIPVTMPVLPVGTEEHGNITHVLSNSVPHTILITSQDLFFTLLDTLRYMWLFGFIAVVLYGFISYMLLKRRMRIATKVDGNIYETDRIKTPFILGFLRPKIYIPAGLAGSELAYILKHEQTHIKRYDYLLKPIAFFAVALHWFNPVAWISYILMSHDMELSADESVMKQAGEEDIRKAYSTSLVRLSSVQSGLFPLAFGEIGVKSRVKNILNYKKPTFWVSIVSLIAVIGIGGFLMTNDEAKDINDSLAWANNLSVNDVQSIEMVISPSERENYYKEFSSEEFGPIIKIINASKGQKVNAPDELGSTTTLYIITKEGTVHTYQNLRNAYLVIDNVYLSANSSWLASSFKDLKGDASLPDGFFERVTGITTTYSLMKLGKNGEVLSSLTPLDGTYRRLAEDTVFSSMTKSTIYPAQNIDSFDAYYMLRVIYSSNNSNTTHDYYLFTMNGDAYMQNGKNGFNTKVDTELYNRIDTLLKSFN, encoded by the coding sequence ATGATGGTATTCATATCAGGTTTTTTCGATACGATTTTTGAGATGAGTGCAATAGCCAGTATTGTGGCGTTAATCGTTATGGTTGTTCGTCTCGCCCTGAAAAAGGCACCAAAGGTCTTTTCGCTTATGTTGTGGCTTGTTGTTTTCTTTCGGCTGCTCTGCCCCTTTACTATACAGAGCAGTTACGGACTTTCTAAGCTGCTTCCAAACAGTATCAAGCAAAATGTTGACGCCCGGATACCTGTCACGATGCCGGTATTGCCGGTGGGAACAGAAGAACATGGGAATATCACCCACGTGCTGTCGAACAGTGTTCCTCATACTATTTTGATCACTTCCCAAGATTTGTTTTTTACGCTCTTGGACACCTTGCGTTATATGTGGCTCTTCGGTTTTATCGCAGTGGTTTTATACGGTTTCATTTCATATATGCTTTTGAAACGGAGGATGCGAATAGCAACAAAAGTTGATGGCAATATCTACGAGACAGACCGTATAAAAACGCCGTTTATATTGGGTTTCTTACGTCCAAAAATCTATATCCCGGCAGGACTTGCAGGCAGCGAGCTAGCGTATATCCTCAAACACGAGCAAACGCATATCAAGCGATATGACTATTTGTTGAAGCCAATCGCATTTTTTGCTGTTGCCCTGCACTGGTTCAACCCGGTTGCATGGATTTCTTATATCCTCATGTCACACGATATGGAACTATCTGCCGACGAGAGTGTAATGAAACAGGCAGGGGAGGAGGATATACGCAAAGCGTATTCAACCTCGCTGGTACGCCTGTCGTCCGTACAAAGCGGTTTGTTTCCGCTTGCATTTGGCGAAATAGGTGTGAAATCAAGGGTTAAGAACATTCTAAATTACAAAAAACCGACATTTTGGGTGAGTATCGTATCCCTGATTGCTGTGATAGGAATTGGAGGATTTCTCATGACAAACGATGAAGCAAAAGATATTAATGATAGCCTTGCTTGGGCTAATAATCTTTCTGTTAACGATGTGCAGTCTATTGAAATGGTTATATCGCCATCCGAGAGGGAGAATTATTACAAAGAATTTTCATCCGAGGAATTTGGCCCAATCATAAAAATCATAAACGCAAGTAAGGGACAAAAAGTTAACGCACCCGATGAACTTGGAAGCACCACAACGCTGTACATCATCACAAAAGAGGGAACTGTTCATACCTATCAAAATCTGAGGAACGCTTATCTTGTCATTGATAATGTATATTTAAGTGCAAATAGTTCATGGCTTGCAAGCAGTTTTAAAGATTTGAAAGGAGATGCTTCACTTCCCGATGGTTTTTTTGAGCGTGTTACCGGCATTACCACCACATATAGTTTAATGAAATTAGGTAAAAATGGCGAGGTGTTAAGTTCGCTTACCCCATTGGATGGTACATACAGGCGGCTTGCGGAAGATACCGTATTCAGTTCCATGACAAAGTCTACCATTTATCCTGCACAGAATATAGATTCCTTCGATGCGTACTATATGCTGCGAGTAATCTATAGTAGCAACAATTCAAATACGACGCATGACTATTATCTTTTTACAATGAATGGTGACGCTTATATGCAAAATGGAAAAAACGGGTTTAATACAAAAGTAGACACAGAATTGTATAATCGTATTGACACGCTTCTAAAGTCCTTTAATTAG
- a CDS encoding DUF6602 domain-containing protein codes for MQVNAKTNRTEPTPDFDTMRDIISNYIQTEESIVSQLHFRHKHGSIIGGFREEIWKQLFEQIVPKKFIIEQSVFIIDAQGQVSNEVDLAIFDEIYTPYIFRNGRLKFIPIEAVAAVVECKSTSRGIDDLKKWCDSIAKLQTSRDAVARMHGYIATSNLEQPSTQTGTRPMRISCHLAGDSENIDALFDFVLQAKENKPQIVIKVNSKNKTLKDWFNGLNHNAPDVEERYKNVGKGFQDEDGEKTKKNNYSLDDYRVFAAEGREVSLLSFNLQFNQLLMLINNPMLFPHKAYAAMFNRVYNSEDSPALEGDNK; via the coding sequence ATGCAGGTGAATGCTAAAACAAACAGAACTGAACCCACACCGGACTTTGATACCATGAGGGATATTATAAGCAACTATATTCAAACAGAGGAATCAATTGTTAGTCAATTGCATTTTAGACACAAGCATGGGAGTATCATCGGTGGTTTTCGTGAAGAAATATGGAAACAGCTTTTTGAACAAATTGTTCCTAAAAAATTTATTATTGAGCAGTCGGTATTCATTATTGATGCTCAGGGACAGGTCTCGAATGAGGTGGATCTTGCCATATTTGACGAAATCTATACCCCTTATATATTCCGTAATGGCAGATTGAAGTTTATCCCTATTGAAGCGGTTGCCGCCGTCGTTGAATGCAAAAGTACATCCAGAGGTATTGATGATCTGAAAAAATGGTGCGATAGCATCGCCAAACTTCAGACATCCCGTGATGCTGTCGCCAGAATGCATGGTTATATCGCCACCAGCAACTTAGAACAACCTTCCACCCAAACGGGCACAAGGCCTATGCGAATTTCCTGCCATCTGGCGGGTGACAGTGAAAACATAGATGCCTTATTTGATTTTGTATTACAGGCTAAAGAAAATAAGCCGCAAATCGTTATTAAGGTGAATTCTAAAAATAAAACGCTCAAAGATTGGTTTAATGGGCTGAATCATAACGCCCCGGATGTCGAGGAGCGCTATAAAAACGTAGGAAAGGGTTTTCAGGACGAGGATGGCGAAAAAACTAAGAAGAATAATTATTCTTTAGATGATTATCGCGTATTTGCAGCGGAAGGGCGGGAAGTATCCTTGCTATCCTTTAATTTGCAATTTAATCAGCTTTTGATGCTTATCAACAATCCTATGTTGTTTCCGCACAAGGCTTATGCCGCTATGTTTAACAGAGTATATAATTCAGAGGATAGCCCGGCATTGGAGGGTGACAATAAATGA
- a CDS encoding BlaI/MecI/CopY family transcriptional regulator codes for MDNLNLFDAEYKFMCIVWECEPVNSTELTRLCLNKLGWKKSTTYTMIRKLSERNVVKNEKATVTALIKREQVQKYESETLLEKAFDNSLPFFLTAFLKDKQLNKEEAAELQKMIEEATK; via the coding sequence ATGGATAATCTGAATTTATTTGACGCCGAATATAAATTTATGTGTATTGTTTGGGAGTGTGAGCCGGTAAACTCGACTGAGCTTACAAGGCTGTGTTTAAACAAGCTCGGTTGGAAGAAATCCACTACATACACAATGATTCGCAAGCTCTCAGAACGTAATGTTGTAAAAAATGAAAAGGCAACGGTTACCGCTTTAATAAAACGTGAACAGGTACAGAAATATGAAAGCGAAACGCTTTTGGAAAAGGCATTTGATAATTCATTACCATTTTTTTTAACTGCTTTTTTGAAGGATAAACAACTTAACAAAGAAGAAGCCGCCGAGTTGCAGAAGATGATAGAGGAAGCGACAAAATGA
- the cmr5 gene encoding type III-B CRISPR module-associated protein Cmr5 — MPNEIENGRASFAYERVLAVSTEKSEKYAKDYRALVRSFPVMIQTNGFGASVAFLFSKKKNNQHEAVYNDISKWLKEQKLIDNELMEAITKQTRNGYRRMTNETMALLIWMKRFAEGMIEGESSEKQSC, encoded by the coding sequence ATGCCTAATGAAATTGAAAACGGCAGGGCGTCTTTTGCCTATGAAAGAGTGTTGGCAGTATCAACGGAGAAATCGGAGAAATATGCCAAGGATTATCGCGCTCTGGTTCGCTCCTTTCCTGTGATGATTCAAACCAATGGATTCGGAGCCTCTGTGGCATTTTTATTTTCTAAGAAAAAAAACAACCAGCATGAAGCTGTCTATAATGACATCTCCAAATGGTTAAAGGAGCAGAAGCTTATTGATAATGAGTTGATGGAGGCTATTACCAAACAAACCAGAAATGGTTATAGAAGGATGACCAACGAAACAATGGCTCTGTTGATTTGGATGAAACGATTTGCAGAGGGGATGATTGAAGGTGAATCAAGCGAAAAACAATCATGTTAA
- the cmr1 gene encoding type III-B CRISPR module RAMP protein Cmr1, giving the protein MKKSILHCTVISPMFSYGNQKVELRPSELKGLMRYIYRIANHQSRTELLYEAEGKRFGDAEKYASPVRMQMKMLDEKQVRQSLMLHKEAPDRNPRMLNFSAGTTFEIIIRTLSGTDIEGITHECYKDHVILSLVLGGLGKRTRRGRGCVTIAELNKNNQQLLFWVTEQLNTINEKNSSGGTPPYKNEKGEIVVAADLTKLQRPIIEKIKLGKEIKDIHVFLQSVDQASHNIKRYPPQCVQNRKYATGFAFGGRFASSVIVSVTQTSDGIFPIYTYVKAIYNGVALDSAYEERNEFIDLVEEGAH; this is encoded by the coding sequence ATGAAGAAAAGCATTCTGCATTGCACAGTAATCAGTCCAATGTTCAGCTATGGAAACCAAAAAGTGGAATTGCGGCCCTCTGAACTAAAAGGGCTTATGCGCTATATATACAGGATTGCCAATCATCAAAGCCGCACTGAATTGTTGTATGAAGCGGAAGGGAAACGCTTTGGCGATGCTGAAAAATACGCTTCACCTGTTCGCATGCAAATGAAAATGCTGGATGAAAAACAGGTGCGGCAATCTCTCATGCTGCACAAAGAAGCTCCTGACCGAAATCCGAGAATGTTAAATTTTTCGGCAGGAACTACCTTTGAGATTATCATCAGAACGCTAAGCGGAACAGATATTGAGGGTATAACACATGAATGCTATAAAGACCATGTGATTCTATCCCTCGTTCTGGGAGGTTTGGGGAAGCGCACCCGCCGGGGCAGAGGCTGTGTGACAATTGCAGAACTGAATAAAAATAATCAGCAACTGCTTTTCTGGGTTACTGAACAGCTGAATACGATCAATGAAAAAAATTCTTCCGGTGGCACTCCTCCATATAAAAATGAAAAGGGCGAAATTGTTGTGGCAGCCGATCTTACCAAGCTTCAACGCCCGATTATAGAAAAAATTAAACTGGGAAAAGAGATTAAAGATATCCATGTGTTCTTGCAATCAGTGGACCAAGCTTCCCATAACATCAAACGATATCCGCCTCAATGTGTTCAAAATAGGAAATACGCAACAGGGTTTGCCTTTGGTGGACGTTTTGCTTCTTCTGTTATTGTCAGTGTTACCCAAACCAGCGACGGTATCTTTCCGATCTATACTTACGTGAAGGCTATTTATAACGGCGTAGCATTGGATAGTGCTTACGAAGAACGAAATGAATTCATAGATCTTGTTGAGGAGGGAGCGCATTGA
- the cmr6 gene encoding type III-B CRISPR module RAMP protein Cmr6 — MNQAKNNHVKSEPTYNLPNDTAEAVKLLGRIDNLYLLLNRLSCHKCTKTGISIEPHGYPNSLCRINAPCPQAMDKRMKRLAESLPRKIEFEYKPIDKLMIGIGPLSPYSHISLMSLHHVYGIPYIPGSALKGIIRNCWIQEKYDGKEIIALEDHMFQYFFGVRANENEVAAQGKLVFFDAFPIDSYTISLDVQTPHFKTYYENKGERYPTDDQNPVPLYFPAVTNTAFRITIGIADPEVSNQQIDMIKRMISTALSDYGVGAKTAIGYGIGEVKAIGSC; from the coding sequence GTGAATCAAGCGAAAAACAATCATGTTAAATCTGAACCAACATATAACCTGCCTAATGATACTGCTGAGGCAGTTAAGTTACTAGGCAGAATTGATAACTTGTATTTACTATTAAACCGGTTGTCCTGTCACAAATGCACCAAAACCGGAATCTCTATTGAGCCTCATGGCTATCCTAACTCTCTTTGCAGGATAAATGCGCCCTGTCCGCAGGCCATGGATAAGCGGATGAAACGGCTTGCTGAATCACTGCCGCGAAAAATTGAATTTGAATACAAACCTATTGACAAGCTTATGATTGGGATTGGCCCGCTTTCTCCATACAGCCATATTTCGCTGATGTCCCTTCATCATGTTTATGGTATCCCCTACATCCCAGGCAGTGCATTAAAGGGAATCATTCGCAACTGCTGGATACAGGAAAAGTATGATGGAAAGGAGATTATTGCCTTAGAAGATCATATGTTTCAATACTTTTTTGGTGTTCGAGCTAATGAAAATGAGGTTGCAGCTCAAGGCAAGCTAGTCTTTTTCGATGCTTTTCCTATAGATTCCTACACGATCAGTCTTGATGTACAAACGCCACACTTCAAGACTTATTATGAGAATAAAGGGGAACGGTATCCAACAGATGATCAGAATCCTGTCCCTCTGTACTTTCCTGCAGTTACAAATACTGCCTTTAGGATTACGATAGGAATAGCTGATCCTGAAGTATCTAATCAACAGATCGATATGATAAAACGAATGATTTCCACTGCTTTAAGCGATTACGGGGTTGGCGCTAAAACTGCAATTGGTTATGGTATCGGCGAAGTGAAAGCAATCGGTTCGTGTTAA
- a CDS encoding FeoA family protein, with translation MQPLHTIEEGASCQVQRIDGDTRFISRITSVGITPGCTIKVLRNKPFAPILVYSRDTVLAINKNEANRLLVKGDG, from the coding sequence ATGCAGCCATTACATACCATTGAGGAAGGCGCCTCTTGTCAGGTTCAGCGCATTGACGGCGATACCCGGTTTATCAGCCGGATTACTTCGGTCGGCATTACGCCCGGATGCACCATCAAGGTGCTTCGCAACAAGCCGTTTGCCCCCATCCTGGTGTACTCACGGGACACCGTCTTAGCGATTAATAAAAATGAAGCGAACAGGCTTCTGGTAAAGGGGGATGGCTGA
- the cas10 gene encoding type III-B CRISPR-associated protein Cas10/Cmr2: MSTSLFIFTIGPVKSFIEQSRKTRDLYAASYLLSSLMSGAIQELSKQENVEIIFPSVPEDNNIPNRLVAIASGYGKPDQERLGVSLERYVKNEFINICNRIFNNVGITPNQWAREQLERYLEIYWGFEEYEQYKTGYLQMVRRINNIKRLRIFSQTNEPYGRKCTLYPESNIVFAKKANGRFPSYVASEHVVDITNIPKCEYAIKPTEGLSAVAFVKRMLNTLGNEKESDAGVLTLYQSNISSVAYMLLRNRLLGTAYEADLKQLEDEASETIFDLQNHQSLSEEEYSKDSIAAAQALYEKINKDKILISPYYALVKFDGDGMGSLYQSYADRITHKELSKSISRFATSVRAIITKYNGICIYAGGEDFLGFLPLDGLFVALFELHKEFPNQVKAPLGHPQPLTFSAGIAIAHIMQPLSEVMAKTSELEALAKGIDADKDAFAITLMKRSGENVTIKNKFGGNCQNLKILYTTLLDLQQNQFSKAFIQNLTGTLVRIQSMKDDKKHQMVRVLIKQALKQSNSTLDCDKQTADFYTLYQKFNSNISQFISVLQTVSFLSREVSPCSMPLMR, encoded by the coding sequence TTGAGCACTTCATTGTTTATTTTTACAATTGGACCGGTAAAGTCATTTATTGAACAATCACGTAAGACGAGAGACTTGTATGCAGCAAGCTACTTGCTGTCCTCCTTAATGTCCGGAGCAATTCAAGAATTAAGCAAACAAGAGAATGTTGAGATCATTTTTCCAAGCGTGCCAGAAGACAATAACATCCCCAACCGCCTTGTTGCGATTGCAAGCGGATATGGCAAACCAGATCAGGAACGGTTGGGAGTCTCTCTTGAACGATATGTCAAAAACGAGTTTATAAATATCTGCAATCGTATATTCAACAATGTAGGAATAACGCCAAACCAATGGGCCAGAGAGCAACTCGAACGGTATTTAGAGATTTACTGGGGTTTTGAAGAATATGAGCAATATAAAACCGGTTACCTGCAAATGGTAAGGCGCATCAACAATATAAAAAGGTTGCGCATATTTTCTCAAACCAACGAACCATACGGTCGAAAATGCACGCTCTATCCAGAATCGAATATTGTTTTTGCCAAGAAGGCAAACGGAAGGTTCCCTTCTTATGTGGCTTCAGAACACGTAGTTGATATCACCAATATCCCAAAATGCGAGTACGCGATAAAACCGACAGAGGGATTGTCGGCGGTTGCCTTTGTTAAACGAATGCTCAATACTTTAGGCAACGAGAAAGAAAGCGATGCGGGGGTTTTAACCTTATATCAGTCCAATATTTCATCGGTTGCCTATATGCTTTTAAGAAACAGATTACTGGGCACAGCCTATGAAGCAGACCTAAAACAACTGGAAGATGAAGCATCGGAAACGATCTTTGATCTCCAGAACCACCAAAGTCTCTCCGAAGAGGAGTATAGCAAGGACAGCATTGCCGCGGCCCAAGCGCTATATGAAAAAATAAATAAGGACAAGATCCTGATAAGCCCCTATTACGCGCTTGTAAAGTTTGACGGGGATGGCATGGGAAGCTTGTATCAGTCGTATGCGGACAGGATCACCCACAAAGAGCTAAGCAAAAGTATCAGCCGCTTTGCCACAAGTGTGCGGGCAATTATCACAAAGTACAATGGCATATGTATTTATGCGGGTGGCGAGGATTTTCTGGGGTTTCTTCCGTTGGACGGTCTGTTTGTCGCTCTTTTTGAGCTACATAAAGAGTTCCCCAATCAGGTGAAGGCGCCGCTTGGACATCCCCAACCCCTAACATTTTCAGCCGGTATTGCCATCGCTCATATTATGCAGCCCCTAAGCGAGGTTATGGCTAAAACCAGCGAATTAGAAGCTTTAGCCAAGGGAATTGACGCTGATAAAGATGCCTTTGCTATCACTTTAATGAAACGAAGCGGAGAAAATGTAACCATTAAAAATAAATTTGGAGGGAATTGCCAGAATCTGAAAATCCTATATACTACGCTGCTTGATTTGCAGCAAAATCAGTTTTCCAAAGCATTTATTCAAAATCTTACAGGAACACTCGTCCGTATCCAGAGCATGAAAGATGATAAGAAACACCAAATGGTTCGAGTGCTTATTAAACAAGCTTTAAAACAATCCAACTCGACTTTGGACTGTGACAAACAAACGGCAGACTTTTATACGCTATATCAAAAATTCAACTCCAACATTTCACAATTTATATCCGTTCTACAGACGGTTAGCTTTTTATCCCGGGAGGTGAGTCCATGTTCTATGCCATTGATGCGGTAG
- a CDS encoding MarR family winged helix-turn-helix transcriptional regulator has product MNSNTKQTMRTFMALVERIANGKMSVLHVNSDGIDFYRGEIHMIKVIGDHPGISSSGIAHHFGITRGVVHKTLLKLEEKECVRKQPDPENASKHQLFLTSKGEAAYEAHEEYHNQHDSKLYAFLQSLNDDEAKAIQDFLNHARSMVEKHF; this is encoded by the coding sequence ATGAATTCTAACACAAAACAAACCATGCGGACTTTTATGGCTCTCGTTGAGCGAATCGCCAACGGCAAAATGAGTGTTCTCCATGTAAACTCTGATGGAATTGATTTTTACCGCGGTGAAATTCACATGATTAAAGTCATTGGAGATCACCCCGGAATCAGCAGTTCCGGGATTGCCCATCATTTTGGGATTACCCGCGGAGTTGTGCATAAAACACTGTTGAAGCTGGAGGAAAAAGAGTGTGTGCGCAAACAGCCCGATCCTGAAAACGCCTCTAAACACCAGCTGTTTCTCACCTCGAAGGGTGAGGCTGCCTATGAAGCACACGAGGAATATCATAACCAGCACGACTCTAAACTGTATGCTTTTTTACAGTCTTTAAACGACGACGAGGCCAAAGCAATTCAAGATTTTCTGAACCACGCCAGAAGCATGGTGGAAAAACACTTTTAA
- a CDS encoding PIN domain-containing protein: MRSKKAEGFVSTATVLDVMYILRKHVSPEEVKEAVRIFFAIVDVVDVKKSDIVDAFDSGMTDYEDAVQALCAKRNRADYIITRNVSDFSKSFVPAILPCDVLMLLKQD; this comes from the coding sequence CTGCGAAGTAAAAAGGCCGAGGGCTTTGTTTCAACAGCCACAGTTCTGGACGTGATGTACATTTTGCGTAAGCACGTCAGTCCGGAAGAGGTGAAAGAAGCGGTTCGGATTTTTTTTGCCATTGTGGATGTGGTGGATGTGAAGAAGAGCGACATAGTCGACGCCTTCGATAGTGGAATGACAGATTACGAAGATGCGGTGCAGGCGCTGTGTGCCAAGCGAAATAGAGCGGATTATATCATTACACGCAACGTCAGTGATTTTAGCAAGTCGTTTGTTCCGGCAATCCTGCCGTGTGATGTTTTAATGCTGCTGAAACAAGACTGA
- a CDS encoding type III-B CRISPR module-associated Cmr3 family protein has translation MFYAIDAVDTLFFRSSSPFDAGVNHAPHSFLPPLPSVYAGALRSVALPTNEADPLKNRKTLSRQMKIGFNGLMVNNNFCFPRPLDTMVTENNNLDLLSLSPSSAGSYPLPFYLSSNRNSLQKEIEPQGGGCLYETDLRAYLAGASKDLICHPLADHYHEEEHIGIQIDKNTGAAQDKKMYHIKMTRPVDKQNNKCSLVVEAEGVSLPEQAALKIGGESKVAHLHRLDKSISLAPVAEEAKVFKLYLATPAIFTKGWLPWWIDEGTNIGSFAYKKRRIRVKLICAAVGRYIPAGGFGLDPENGQAKPREMRYAIPAGSVYFFQILEGTFEDANKLFHQKCLSDYRENKGFVYDNWDRMRYCDRGFGYCLVGRIGKEQGGEVICTK, from the coding sequence ATGTTCTATGCCATTGATGCGGTAGACACCTTGTTTTTTCGTTCATCATCACCCTTTGACGCCGGAGTTAACCATGCGCCACACAGCTTCTTGCCCCCTTTACCTTCGGTATATGCAGGCGCATTGCGCTCCGTTGCGTTACCAACAAATGAAGCAGACCCCTTGAAGAACAGGAAAACACTATCGCGCCAAATGAAAATAGGGTTTAACGGGTTAATGGTGAACAATAACTTTTGTTTTCCAAGACCGCTGGACACCATGGTTACCGAAAATAACAATCTGGATCTTTTAAGCTTATCCCCATCGTCTGCCGGCAGCTACCCGTTACCATTTTACCTTTCAAGCAATAGAAACAGTTTGCAGAAGGAAATTGAACCCCAGGGTGGAGGCTGCCTATATGAAACAGATTTGCGGGCATATCTGGCGGGAGCAAGCAAAGACCTGATTTGTCATCCTCTTGCGGATCATTATCATGAGGAAGAACATATCGGAATACAAATTGATAAAAATACGGGTGCTGCACAGGATAAAAAAATGTATCACATTAAAATGACACGACCCGTTGATAAACAAAACAACAAATGCAGTCTTGTCGTTGAAGCGGAGGGCGTTTCTCTTCCGGAACAGGCTGCCCTAAAAATAGGCGGGGAATCTAAAGTGGCCCATCTTCATAGATTAGATAAAAGCATCTCCCTGGCTCCTGTCGCCGAAGAAGCAAAGGTTTTTAAGCTTTATTTGGCAACTCCCGCTATTTTTACAAAGGGTTGGCTGCCTTGGTGGATTGATGAAGGAACAAATATAGGGTCTTTTGCCTATAAAAAAAGACGAATCCGGGTAAAGCTTATCTGTGCGGCTGTCGGCAGATATATTCCTGCCGGCGGTTTTGGGCTTGATCCTGAGAATGGCCAAGCAAAACCACGGGAAATGCGCTACGCGATTCCCGCTGGAAGCGTGTATTTTTTTCAAATTCTTGAAGGAACCTTTGAAGACGCTAACAAGCTTTTCCACCAGAAATGCCTAAGCGATTATCGTGAAAACAAGGGCTTTGTTTACGATAACTGGGATAGAATGCGTTATTGTGACCGTGGATTTGGCTATTGCTTGGTTGGAAGGATCGGAAAAGAACAAGGAGGGGAAGTCATATGTACAAAATAA
- the cmr4 gene encoding type III-B CRISPR module RAMP protein Cmr4 yields the protein MYKITKAMFLSVLTPLHAGGGTELSMIDQPIQREVHTGFPKIEASSLKGSIRSAAENGANQDISEDSITQIFGADDKDNIVASAVAFSDARLLFFPVRSAKGVFAFVTCPMVLQRFFNDMKLVGIGDCGWDLNLDKTPWVIEGSSLLFKDVSGSDTVMLEEFLYNVLVEKGKEVPFATFIDKLLPCLPENELTNDMLKSNAILVPNEDFADFVKLSTEVITRIKINNKSGIVEPGALFNEEYLPTESILYSLIFVADSRRPQNENTALEKSRKEAAQIAGELEKCIPSIFQIGANMTLGKGFVACKIVSGGEAHA from the coding sequence ATGTACAAAATAACGAAGGCCATGTTTTTAAGTGTTTTAACACCCTTGCACGCCGGTGGAGGAACTGAACTGAGCATGATTGATCAGCCAATTCAGAGGGAAGTACACACGGGTTTTCCTAAAATAGAGGCCTCAAGCCTGAAAGGCAGTATACGCAGCGCTGCAGAAAATGGTGCCAACCAGGACATATCTGAAGATAGCATAACGCAAATCTTTGGCGCTGACGACAAAGACAATATTGTTGCATCGGCTGTTGCGTTTTCAGATGCGCGCTTATTGTTCTTCCCCGTTCGTTCGGCAAAAGGAGTATTTGCCTTCGTGACCTGTCCCATGGTTTTACAACGTTTTTTTAACGATATGAAGCTTGTAGGAATTGGTGACTGCGGCTGGGACTTGAATCTTGACAAAACTCCTTGGGTTATAGAAGGATCCAGCTTGCTGTTTAAGGATGTGTCGGGATCTGATACTGTTATGCTGGAAGAATTCTTATATAATGTCTTGGTTGAAAAAGGCAAAGAGGTTCCCTTTGCCACTTTTATTGATAAACTATTGCCCTGTTTACCGGAAAACGAACTTACCAACGACATGCTAAAAAGCAATGCCATATTGGTACCCAATGAGGACTTTGCAGATTTTGTGAAGCTTTCTACCGAGGTTATTACCCGGATTAAAATCAATAATAAATCGGGAATCGTAGAGCCTGGAGCTTTGTTTAATGAAGAGTATTTGCCTACAGAAAGCATCCTTTACAGCCTGATATTTGTAGCAGATTCCCGTCGGCCGCAAAATGAAAATACGGCGCTTGAGAAATCAAGGAAAGAAGCAGCCCAAATTGCCGGAGAGCTGGAAAAGTGTATTCCCTCCATCTTCCAGATAGGCGCCAACATGACATTGGGAAAAGGCTTTGTAGCTTGCAAGATCGTTTCCGGAGGTGAAGCGCATGCCTAA